One genomic region from Argentina anserina chromosome 2, drPotAnse1.1, whole genome shotgun sequence encodes:
- the LOC126783420 gene encoding sucrose transport protein-like yields MEVETIHKPKPQAPISTPLRRIILVASIAAGIQFGWALQLSLLTPYVQLLGIPHTWAAFIWLCGPISGMLVQPIVGYHSDRCCSRFGRRRPFIAAGSSLVAIAVFLIGYAADLGHLFGDSLDKPTKPRAIAVFVVGFWILDVANNMLQGPCRALLADICGSDTKKMRTANGFYSFFMAVGNVLGFSAGSYTHLHRLFPFTKTIACDVYCANLKTCFFLSIALLIALTILALSSVPEPPQPPETVQVVVEEEIEQEEERKAAAPVPFFTEIIAAFKELKRPMWILLVVTCLNWIAWFPFLLFDTDWMGREVYGGQVGKGRMYDLGVRAGALGLMLNSVVLGCVSLVIEILTRAFGGVKRLWGVVNFLLAICLAMTVLITKLAQSARHGAVLTAGAEPPPPPAGIKAGALALFALLGIPQAITYSVPFAMASIFCSNSGAGQGLSLGVLNLAIVVPQMVVSVASGPWDALFGGGNLPAFVVGAVAAVLSGILALTMLPSPPLDLPTIKNARAAAAAFH; encoded by the exons ATGGAAGTCGAAACCATCCACAAGCCAAAGCCACAGGCTCCCATATCAACCCCATTGAGGAGAATCATTCTCGTGGCCTCAATCGCCGCCGGAATCCAATTCGGATGGGCATTACAGCTCTCCCTCCTAACCCCCTACGTCCAGCTCCTCGGCATTCCCCACACTTGGGCCGCCTTCATCTGGCTCTGCGGCCCCATCTCCGGCATGCTCGTCCAGCCCATCGTCGGCTACCACAGTGACCGCTGCTGCTCccgcttcggccgccgccgtcCCTTCATTGCAGCCGGGTCCTCCCTCGTCGCCATCGCAGTCTTCCTCATCGGCTACGCCGCCGACCTCGGCCACCTCTTCGGCGACTCGCTCGACAAACCCACCAAGCCTCGCGCCATCGCCGTCTTCGTCGTCGGGTTCTGGATCCTCGATGTGGCAAACAACATGCTGCAGGGCCCTTGCCGCGCACTCCTCGCCGACATATGCGGCTCCGACACGAAGAAAATGCGAACCGCAAACGGGTTCTACTCTTTCTTCATGGCTGTCGGCAACGTCCTAGGATTCTCCGCTGGGTCCTACACCCATCTCCATAGGCTCTTCCCCTTCACCAAGACCATAGCCTGCGACGTCTACTGCGCCAACCTCAAGACCTGCTTCTTCCTCTCCATCGCTCTCCTCATCGCCCTCACCATCCTCGCCCTCTCCTCCGTCCCGGAACCACCACAACCCCCGGAAACAGTGCAAGTCGTCGTGGAGGAGGAGATTGAAcaagaggaggagaggaaaGCAGCAGCGCCGGTGCCTTTCTTCACCGAAATCATAGCGGCATTTAAGGAGCTGAAGAGACCGATGTGGATACTTTTGGTCGTGACATGCCTCAACTGGATAGCATGGTTCCCTTTCTTACTCTTCGACACTGACTGGATGGGGAGGGAGGTTTACGGTGGCCAGGTCGGGAAGGGCAGGATGTACGACTTGGGGGTCAGAGCCGGCGCCCTCGGCCTCATGCTCAACTCCGTCGTGTTGGGCTGCGTTTCTCTCGTTATTGAGATTCTGACGCGTGCCTTTGGTGGTGTCAAGCGCTTGTGGGGAGTTGTCAACTTTCTCCTCGCCATTTGTTTGGCCATGACTGTCTTGATCACTAAACTAGCTCAGTCCGCTCGACACGGAGCCGTTTTGACTGCCGGAGCTGAGCCACCGCCTCCCCCCGCCGGTATCAAGGCCGGTGCGCTGGCTCTGTTTGCTCTCTTGGGTATACCTCAGGCG ATAACCTACAGTGTTCCATTTGCTATGGCATCCATATTCTGCAGCAATTCTGGTGCAGGCCAAG GGCTTTCGTTAGGAGTCTTGAATCTTGCAATTGTTGTGCCCCAG ATGGTAGTGTCAGTAGCGAGTGGACCATGGGATGCTCTATTTGGTGGTGGTAATTTACCAGCGTTTGTGGTTGGCGCAGTTGCAGCAGTTTTAAGTGGTATATTGGCTCTCACTATGTTACCATCTCCTCCACTGGATCTTCCTACAATTAAGAACGCAAGAGCTGCAGCTGCTGCATTCCATTGA
- the LOC126785056 gene encoding protein PSK SIMULATOR 1 isoform X1, translating to MKYTWWVIITMGGFCSKSRSTVEDVTANIASSGILPNVNGHANNASGGVPPKANRNSTPSPVTDGMDKQLRDPYMAPETNIMVPYGMITDDVNDGIPHLSRALSQKSRATKSKVSEVSHRLGRAGTAGLGKAVEVLDTLGSSMTNLNPSSGFTSGVTTKGDKISILAFEVANTIVKGSNLMQSLSKDNIKHLKEVVLPSEGVQNLISRDMNELLRTAAADKRQELSVFSGEVVRFGNRCKDPQWHNLDRYFEKLGTELTPQRQLKEDAEIVMQQLMALVQYTAELYHELHALDRFEQDYRRKLQEEDNSNTAQKGDSLALLRAELKTQRKHVRSLKKKSLWSRILEEVMEKLVDIVHYLHLEIHEAFGIADTDKPVKGSHNHHKRLGSAGLALHYANIITQIDTLVSRSSSVPPNTRDTLYQGLPPGIKSALRSKLQSFQVKEEYTIPQIKAEMEKTLQWLVPIAANTTKAHHGFGWVGEWANTGSEMNRKPAGQTDLLRIETLHHADKNKAESYILELVVWLHHLVNQVRIGNNGIRSPIKSPICSPNQRTIHLSTNKANCPPPVLTVEDQEMLRYVSKRKLTPGISKSQEFDTARTRFSKYHRLSKSSSHSPSSERRKDPFPIRRPSSVPVIDFDMDRSKALDLIDRLDTIRSI from the exons ATGAAATATACTTGGTGGGTTATCATCACAATGGGTGGGTTTTGCTCCAAGTCGAGATCCACTGTAGAGGATGTCACTGCAAATATTGCTTCCAGTGGTATTCTTCCTAATGTTAATGGACATGCTAATAATGCCTCCGGAGGAGTGCCCCCCAAAGCAAACAGAAACTCTACGCCGTCTCCGGTTACTGATGGGATGGATAAACAATTAAGAGACCCTTACATGGCGCCGGAGACCAATATTATGGTGCCTTATGGAATGATCACGGATGATGTTAATGATGGGATTCCTCATTTGTCTAGAGCCTTATCGCAGAAGAGTAGAGCCACCAAGTCTAAG GTATCAGAAGTGAGCCACCGCCTGGGCAGAGCAGGTACTGCGGGACTTGGGAAGGCCGTGGAAGTTTTGGACACCCTTGGCAGTAGCATGACAAATTTGAACCCTAGTAGTGGCTTTACCTCTGGGGTAACAACAAAAGGGGacaaaatctcaattttggcTTTTGAAGTTGCAAACACAATTGTGAAGGGTTCAAATTTAATGCAGTCCCTTTCGAAGGATAACATCAAACATTTAAAAGAGGTTGTGCTTCCATCTGAAGGCGTACAGAATTTGATATCGAGAGATATGAATGAACTCTTGAGAACTGCTGCAGCTGACAAGAG ACAAGAACTTAGTGTCTTTTCGGGAGAAGTTGTGCGATTCGGAAATCGttgtaaagatcctcagtgGCACAATTTAGATCGCTACTTTGAGAA GTTGGGTACAGAACTTACACCTCAGAGGCAGTTGAAAGAGGATGCAGAAATAGTGATGCAACAATTGATGGCCTTAGTTCAGTATACAGCT gaattatatcatgagTTACACGCATTGGACAGATTTGAACAAGATTATCGGCGTAAACTTCAAGAGGAGGACAACTCCAATACCGCCCAAAAAG GCGACAGCCTTGCACTTTTAAGAGCTGAGTTGAAGACTCAAAGGAAGCATGTCAGAAGTTTGAAGAAAAAATCACTCTGGTCTAGAATTCTGGAAGAG GTCATGGAGAAGCTTGTGGACATTGTGCATTACTTACATTTGGAGATCCATGAAGCATTTGGCATTGCTG ATACTGATAAACCTGTAAAAGGTTCTCACAACCATCACAAAAGGTTGGGGTCTGCAGGTCTTGCCTTGCATTATGCAAATATTATTACACAAATTGATACTCTG GTGTCTCGGTCAAGTTCTGTGCCTCCAAACACACGAGATACGTTATATCAAGGGCTGCCACCTGGTATAAAGTCTGCTCTGCGCTCAAAACTACAGTCATTTCAGGTTAAGGAAGAG TATACAATCCCTCAAATTAAAGCTGAAATGGAGAAGACGCTGCAGTGGCTTGTTCCAATTGCCGCCAACACAACAAA AGCTCATCATGGCTTTGGTTGGGTCGGAGAATGGGCAAACACTGG GTCTGAGATGAACCGGAAACCTGCTGGTCAGACTGACTTGCTGAGAATTGAGACACTACACCATGCTGATAAAAATAAAGCCGAGTCTTACATTCTTGAGCTGGTTGTATGGCTTCATCATCTGGTCAACCAAGTGAGGATCGGAAATAACGGAATCAGATCTCCTATTAAATCTCCAATTTGCTCTCCAAACCAGAGGACAATTCATTTGTCTACAAATAAGGCCAACTGTCCGCCCCCCGTATTAACGGTTGAAGATCAAGAAATGCTTAGATATGTAAGTAAGAGAAAACTGACACCGGGGATTAGTAAAAGTCAGGAGTTTGACACTGCAAGGACGAGGTTCAGCAAGTACCATAGGTTAAGTAAGAGTAGTAGTCACTCCCCATCAAGTGAGCGCAGAAAGGATCCTTTTCCCATAAGGAGACCCTCCTCTGTACCTGTCATTGACTTTGATATGGACAGGAGCAAAGCATTGGATCTCATTGATCGACTGGACACAATTCGAAGCATTTGA
- the LOC126785056 gene encoding protein PSK SIMULATOR 1 isoform X2 — translation MKYTWWVIITMGGFCSKSRSTVEDVTANIASSGILPNVNGHANNASGGVPPKANRNSTPSPVTDGMDKQLRDPYMAPETNIMVPYGMITDDVNDGIPHLSRALSQKSRATKSKVSEVSHRLGRAGTAGLGKAVEVLDTLGSSMTNLNPSSGFTSGVTTKGDKISILAFEVANTIVKGSNLMQSLSKDNIKHLKEVVLPSEGVQNLISRDMNELLRTAAADKRQELSVFSGEVVRFGNRCKDPQWHNLDRYFEKLGTELTPQRQLKEDAEIVMQQLMALVQYTAELYHELHALDRFEQDYRRKLQEEDNSNTAQKGDSLALLRAELKTQRKHVRSLKKKSLWSRILEEVMEKLVDIVHYLHLEIHEAFGIADTDKPVKGSHNHHKRLGSAGLALHYANIITQIDTLVSRSSSVPPNTRDTLYQGLPPGIKSALRSKLQSFQYTIPQIKAEMEKTLQWLVPIAANTTKAHHGFGWVGEWANTGSEMNRKPAGQTDLLRIETLHHADKNKAESYILELVVWLHHLVNQVRIGNNGIRSPIKSPICSPNQRTIHLSTNKANCPPPVLTVEDQEMLRYVSKRKLTPGISKSQEFDTARTRFSKYHRLSKSSSHSPSSERRKDPFPIRRPSSVPVIDFDMDRSKALDLIDRLDTIRSI, via the exons ATGAAATATACTTGGTGGGTTATCATCACAATGGGTGGGTTTTGCTCCAAGTCGAGATCCACTGTAGAGGATGTCACTGCAAATATTGCTTCCAGTGGTATTCTTCCTAATGTTAATGGACATGCTAATAATGCCTCCGGAGGAGTGCCCCCCAAAGCAAACAGAAACTCTACGCCGTCTCCGGTTACTGATGGGATGGATAAACAATTAAGAGACCCTTACATGGCGCCGGAGACCAATATTATGGTGCCTTATGGAATGATCACGGATGATGTTAATGATGGGATTCCTCATTTGTCTAGAGCCTTATCGCAGAAGAGTAGAGCCACCAAGTCTAAG GTATCAGAAGTGAGCCACCGCCTGGGCAGAGCAGGTACTGCGGGACTTGGGAAGGCCGTGGAAGTTTTGGACACCCTTGGCAGTAGCATGACAAATTTGAACCCTAGTAGTGGCTTTACCTCTGGGGTAACAACAAAAGGGGacaaaatctcaattttggcTTTTGAAGTTGCAAACACAATTGTGAAGGGTTCAAATTTAATGCAGTCCCTTTCGAAGGATAACATCAAACATTTAAAAGAGGTTGTGCTTCCATCTGAAGGCGTACAGAATTTGATATCGAGAGATATGAATGAACTCTTGAGAACTGCTGCAGCTGACAAGAG ACAAGAACTTAGTGTCTTTTCGGGAGAAGTTGTGCGATTCGGAAATCGttgtaaagatcctcagtgGCACAATTTAGATCGCTACTTTGAGAA GTTGGGTACAGAACTTACACCTCAGAGGCAGTTGAAAGAGGATGCAGAAATAGTGATGCAACAATTGATGGCCTTAGTTCAGTATACAGCT gaattatatcatgagTTACACGCATTGGACAGATTTGAACAAGATTATCGGCGTAAACTTCAAGAGGAGGACAACTCCAATACCGCCCAAAAAG GCGACAGCCTTGCACTTTTAAGAGCTGAGTTGAAGACTCAAAGGAAGCATGTCAGAAGTTTGAAGAAAAAATCACTCTGGTCTAGAATTCTGGAAGAG GTCATGGAGAAGCTTGTGGACATTGTGCATTACTTACATTTGGAGATCCATGAAGCATTTGGCATTGCTG ATACTGATAAACCTGTAAAAGGTTCTCACAACCATCACAAAAGGTTGGGGTCTGCAGGTCTTGCCTTGCATTATGCAAATATTATTACACAAATTGATACTCTG GTGTCTCGGTCAAGTTCTGTGCCTCCAAACACACGAGATACGTTATATCAAGGGCTGCCACCTGGTATAAAGTCTGCTCTGCGCTCAAAACTACAGTCATTTCAG TATACAATCCCTCAAATTAAAGCTGAAATGGAGAAGACGCTGCAGTGGCTTGTTCCAATTGCCGCCAACACAACAAA AGCTCATCATGGCTTTGGTTGGGTCGGAGAATGGGCAAACACTGG GTCTGAGATGAACCGGAAACCTGCTGGTCAGACTGACTTGCTGAGAATTGAGACACTACACCATGCTGATAAAAATAAAGCCGAGTCTTACATTCTTGAGCTGGTTGTATGGCTTCATCATCTGGTCAACCAAGTGAGGATCGGAAATAACGGAATCAGATCTCCTATTAAATCTCCAATTTGCTCTCCAAACCAGAGGACAATTCATTTGTCTACAAATAAGGCCAACTGTCCGCCCCCCGTATTAACGGTTGAAGATCAAGAAATGCTTAGATATGTAAGTAAGAGAAAACTGACACCGGGGATTAGTAAAAGTCAGGAGTTTGACACTGCAAGGACGAGGTTCAGCAAGTACCATAGGTTAAGTAAGAGTAGTAGTCACTCCCCATCAAGTGAGCGCAGAAAGGATCCTTTTCCCATAAGGAGACCCTCCTCTGTACCTGTCATTGACTTTGATATGGACAGGAGCAAAGCATTGGATCTCATTGATCGACTGGACACAATTCGAAGCATTTGA
- the LOC126785062 gene encoding protein PSK SIMULATOR 1-like isoform X1 — MGLFNKVFRRPPVEDITVVINYRHTSNASAELPPTTNGITTPCVAVGDHNPNWFPLTNGNAHPVDINDGTACFSKQAAVAKVSEVSSRLSRAGSARLGKAVEVLDNLGSSMSSNLNTNIGFTSGVTTKGNKISILAFEVANTIVKGANLMQSLSKDNIKHLKEVVLPSEGVQNLISRDMDELLRTAAADKRDEFTVFSGEVVRFGNLSKDPQWNNLDRYFKKVGTELTPQRQLKKDAELVMQQLMILVQHTSELYHELQVLDRVEEDYRRKREGEDDSNTTEKDENLPILRAELKSQRKYVRSLKKKSLWSSILEEVMENLVDTVHYLNLEIHEAFGVADSYKIVTVSNNDHKRLGPAGLALHYANIITQIDTLVSQSCSVPPKTRDTLYQGLPPVIKSALRSKLQSAQVKEEHTVPHMNQIKDEMEKTLQWLVPVAANTTKAHHGFGWVGEWANTGCKMNRKPTVQTDLLMIETLHHADKSKTESYILELVVWLHHLVNQVRVGNNRIRFRFNPLLLPKREDNLLIYKQGQQSKC, encoded by the exons ATGGGACTTTTCAACAAGGTATTCAGGAGGCCTCCAGTAGAAGATATAACTGTAGTTATAAATTATCGTCATACTAGTAATGCGAGTGCTGAACTGCCCCCAACAACAAATGGTATTACAACTCCATGTGTGGCTGTTGGTGATCATAATCCCAATTGGTTTCCATTAACAAATGGGAATGCACATCCAGTTGATATAAATGATGGGACTGCTTGCTTCTCTAAGCAAGCGGCTGTTGCTAAG GTATCAGAAGTGAGCTCCCGTCTGAGCAGGGCTGGTAGTGCACGACTTGGAAAGGCTGTGGAAGTTTTGGACAACCTTGGCAGTAGCATGAGTAGCAATTTGAACACTAATATTGGTTTTACCTCGGGGGTGACAACAAAAGGcaataaaatttcaattttggctTTTGAAGTCGCAAACACAATTGTGAAGGGTGCAAATCTAATGCAATCCCTTTCAAAGGATAACATTAAACATTTGAAAGAGGTTGTGCTTCCATCCGAAGGGGTACAGAATTTAATATCGAGAGATATGGATGAACTCCTGAGAACTGCTGCAGCTGACAAGAG AGATGAATTCACTGTCTTTTCGGGAGAAGTTGTGCGTTTTGGAAATCTTAGTAAAGATCCTCAATGGAACAATTTGGATCGCTACTTCAAGAA GGTGGGTACAGAACTGACACCTCAGAGGCAATTGAAGAAGGACGCAGAACTGGTGATGCAGCAATTGATGATCTTAGTTCAGCATACATCT gaattatatcatgaattgCAAGTGTTGGACAGAGTTGAAGAAGATTATAGGCGTAAACGTGAAGGAGAGGATGACTCCAATACCACCGAAAAAG ACGAGAACCTTCCAATTTTAAGAGCTGAGTTGAAGAGTCAAAGGAAGTATGTGAGAAGTTTGAAGAAAAAATCACTCTGGTCTAGCATTCTGGAAGAG GTCATGGAAAACCTTGTGGACACTGTGCATTACTTAAATTTGGAGATCCATGAGGCATTTGGCGTTGCTG ATTCTTATAAAATTGTGACAGTTTCTAATAACGATCACAAAAGGCTGGGGCCTGCTGGTCTTGCCTTGCATTACGCAAATATTATCACACAGATTGATACTCTT GTGTCTCAATCATGTTCTGTGCCTCCAAAAACACGAGATACATTATATCAAGGGCTGCCACCTGTTATAAAGTCTGCTCTGCGCTCAAAACTACAGTCGGCTCAGGTTAAGGAAGAG CACACAGTCCCTCACATGAATCAAATCAAAGATGAAATGGAAAAAACTTTGCAGTGGCTTGTTCCGGTTGCTGCTAATACAACAAA AGCTCATCATGGCTTTGGTTGGGTTGGAGAATGGGCAAACACTGG GTGTAAGATGAACCGGAAACCTACTGTTCAGACTGATTTGCTGATGATTGAGACACTACACCATGCCGATAAAAGTAAAACGGAGTCTTACATTCTTGAGCTGGTTGTATGGCTTCATCATCTGGTCAACCAAGTGAGAGTGGGAAATAATCGAATCAGATTCCGATTCAATCCCCTTCTGCTCCCCAAACGAGAGGACAATTTATTGATCTATAAGCAAGGCCAACAGTCCAAATGCTAA
- the LOC126785062 gene encoding protein PSK SIMULATOR 1-like isoform X2 has product MGLFNKVFRRPPVEDITVVINYRHTSNASAELPPTTNGITTPCVAVGDHNPNWFPLTNGNAHPVDINDGTACFSKQAAVAKVSEVSSRLSRAGSARLGKAVEVLDNLGSSMSSNLNTNIGFTSGVTTKGNKISILAFEVANTIVKGANLMQSLSKDNIKHLKEVVLPSEGVQNLISRDMDELLRTAAADKRDEFTVFSGEVVRFGNLSKDPQWNNLDRYFKKVGTELTPQRQLKKDAELVMQQLMILVQHTSELYHELQVLDRVEEDYRRKREGEDDSNTTEKDENLPILRAELKSQRKYVRSLKKKSLWSSILEEVMENLVDTVHYLNLEIHEAFGVADSYKIVTVSNNDHKRLGPAGLALHYANIITQIDTLVSQSCSVPPKTRDTLYQGLPPVIKSALRSKLQSAQVKEEHTVPHMNQIKDEMEKTLQWLVPVAANTTKAHHGFGWVGEWANTG; this is encoded by the exons ATGGGACTTTTCAACAAGGTATTCAGGAGGCCTCCAGTAGAAGATATAACTGTAGTTATAAATTATCGTCATACTAGTAATGCGAGTGCTGAACTGCCCCCAACAACAAATGGTATTACAACTCCATGTGTGGCTGTTGGTGATCATAATCCCAATTGGTTTCCATTAACAAATGGGAATGCACATCCAGTTGATATAAATGATGGGACTGCTTGCTTCTCTAAGCAAGCGGCTGTTGCTAAG GTATCAGAAGTGAGCTCCCGTCTGAGCAGGGCTGGTAGTGCACGACTTGGAAAGGCTGTGGAAGTTTTGGACAACCTTGGCAGTAGCATGAGTAGCAATTTGAACACTAATATTGGTTTTACCTCGGGGGTGACAACAAAAGGcaataaaatttcaattttggctTTTGAAGTCGCAAACACAATTGTGAAGGGTGCAAATCTAATGCAATCCCTTTCAAAGGATAACATTAAACATTTGAAAGAGGTTGTGCTTCCATCCGAAGGGGTACAGAATTTAATATCGAGAGATATGGATGAACTCCTGAGAACTGCTGCAGCTGACAAGAG AGATGAATTCACTGTCTTTTCGGGAGAAGTTGTGCGTTTTGGAAATCTTAGTAAAGATCCTCAATGGAACAATTTGGATCGCTACTTCAAGAA GGTGGGTACAGAACTGACACCTCAGAGGCAATTGAAGAAGGACGCAGAACTGGTGATGCAGCAATTGATGATCTTAGTTCAGCATACATCT gaattatatcatgaattgCAAGTGTTGGACAGAGTTGAAGAAGATTATAGGCGTAAACGTGAAGGAGAGGATGACTCCAATACCACCGAAAAAG ACGAGAACCTTCCAATTTTAAGAGCTGAGTTGAAGAGTCAAAGGAAGTATGTGAGAAGTTTGAAGAAAAAATCACTCTGGTCTAGCATTCTGGAAGAG GTCATGGAAAACCTTGTGGACACTGTGCATTACTTAAATTTGGAGATCCATGAGGCATTTGGCGTTGCTG ATTCTTATAAAATTGTGACAGTTTCTAATAACGATCACAAAAGGCTGGGGCCTGCTGGTCTTGCCTTGCATTACGCAAATATTATCACACAGATTGATACTCTT GTGTCTCAATCATGTTCTGTGCCTCCAAAAACACGAGATACATTATATCAAGGGCTGCCACCTGTTATAAAGTCTGCTCTGCGCTCAAAACTACAGTCGGCTCAGGTTAAGGAAGAG CACACAGTCCCTCACATGAATCAAATCAAAGATGAAATGGAAAAAACTTTGCAGTGGCTTGTTCCGGTTGCTGCTAATACAACAAA AGCTCATCATGGCTTTGGTTGGGTTGGAGAATGGGCAAACACTGGGTGA